In the Desulfosporosinus acidiphilus SJ4 genome, TCTATGGTTGTATATATCTTTAAACCACCGCTGTAAATTTGATCAGGAGTCAAGTTATAGGCTGTTTCCAGTTCTTCTACAACATAGTCAATAAAATAAGGGTATTTGTAATTTGTGCTGGATACTGTCGTAGTATTCCCAGCACCGCCTTGTTTTTTCTTGGAATCCACATAAGTAAAGGGAGCATCTTTATATTCGTTGTATTGGCTGGCCGTGATCAATCCGGCATCTTTCATAACTCCGAGCACAATGGTGCGACGGTTTTTGGCAGCTTCAGGATGGATATAGGGATTATATTGACTGGGGGCTTGGGGAAGACCTGCTAAGAGAGCGATCTGATCCGGCGTCAGATCCTTGAGATCTTCCCCAAAATATGTTTTTGCAGCGGCTTGGATCCCAAAGGATGATTCGCCTAAAAAGATTTTATTAAGATAGAAGGTTAGAATCTCATCTTTGGTGTATTCATGCTCCAATTGAAGGGCTATAATCGCTTCTTGTATTTTGCGTGTTAGGGTTTTAGCCGTGGGATCTTCAATGAAAGCATTTCTGGCAAGCTGAACTGTGATGGTGCTTGCCCCTTCCTTAGCGCTTCCTGAGCGAATGTCATTGAGTGCTGAACCAATGATTCTAATGGGGTCAATGCCAAAATGCTGATAGAAACGTTTGTCTTCTACCGCCACAAACGTTTTTTTAACGAGATCTGGAATTTGAGAGGATTGAACAACCTGACGGTTAACGACACCGTATAACTGAGCAACTTGTACATTGTTTTTATCATAGATATAGGAAGTTTGTTGTTGGTTGCTTAGTGTACTGGGATCCCATTTAGGAGTATGTAAGGCAACAATTCCAACAAAAATCCCTCCGCCAATGATGGCCAAGAGTATGATGCTGACAAGAGACAAAATAACTAATCGAAGTCTTGACGGACGTTTTTTACGAGTATTTCTTGATTTCCGAGACGGCATGATTGAACCTCCTCTAGTAAATATGAGGTTTAAATAGATGATATAATTCCTTGAATTATATCATACTTCTGCAATTCTAAGGAAATTGTAATTCAATATAGGTGTACAGATATCTGATTCGGTCAGTTGCGAGTCGGGCTTAGAAAAGGTATAATATGCTAACAAAAGCTTATAAAGTGAATGGTATGATTGAGAAAGAACTTGGCTGAAGGCTGCAGAGAGACGGTGTAAGGTGCAAACCGTCCCGGAAACCAAGCGATACACCTCAAGACTAGAGTTAAAAACTCTCGGAGTAGTTCCGTTAGCGCTACAGAGCTGGGTGTCCGTTAAAGAGAACGGCATCAATGTGGGTGGTACCGCGGAGTATTTTCGTCCCTCAACGTTTGTTGGGGGATTTATTTATTTTTCGTTTATTCTTATTTGCTTTGAGCAGTAATGAGACCTTTTCGGTACCACAATTAGATGAGTATCTCAATGTAAAAAGGTTAAAATATTTTTTGGAGGTAATATTATGGATCTGTTTCAAGATTTAAAAGATCGAGGGCTTATTTATCAGCATACGGACGAACAAGCGTTGCGCAAACGATTAGCTTCGAGTCCTATTACGTTGTATTGTGGATTTGACCCTACGGCAGACAGCTTACACATAGGAAGCTTGCTCCCAATCCTGATATTGAAGAGATTTCAGTTAGCGGGGCATAAACCTATTGCTTTGGTGGGCGGCGGAACCGGCTTGATTGGTGATCCCAGCGGTAAGGTTTCGGAGAGAGTGCTCAATCCTAAAGAAATTGTCGAAGAATGGGCTGATAAGATTAAAGCTCAGTTAAGCCGTTTTTTAGATTTTGAAAGAAAGGAAAATCCGGCGATCATTGCCAATAATTATGATTGGCTCGGTTCCTTGCAAGTTATTGGATTTTTAAGAGATATCGGCAAGAACTTTCCCTTAGGAACTATGTTGGCTAAAGAGTCCGTTGAAACGCGAATGAGCAAAGGAATTTCTTATACAGAATTTAGCTATATGATCTTACAATCCTATGATTATATGAAGTTGAATGAATTGCATGGCTGTGAACTACAAGTCGGAGGCAGTGATCAATGGGGAAATATTACTGCAGGCATTGAGTTAATTCGGCGGACCACTGTCGACCAAGATAAGGAAATGTATGGTTTAACGATGCCGCTTGTCACCAAAAGCGATGGAGTCAAATTTGGAAAAACAGAAGGCGGAGCAGTTTGGTTAGACCCTGCCAAGACATCTCCCTACAAATTCTATCAGTTTTGGTTGAATACAGACGATCGTGATGTTGTTAAGTTCTTGAAATACTTCACCTTCTTATCGCTAGCTGAGATTTCAGCCTTAGCAGATGAGCTGGAAAGAGAGCCTGAAAAGAGAAAGGCCCAGCGGACCTTAGCCGCTGAAGTGACAAAGTTAGTTCACGGTCAAGAAGCTCTGCTTCGGGCAGAAAAAATAACAAATGCTCTTTTCGGAGGAGGATTAAACGGTTTATCGGCGTCAGAGATCGAAGAAGGATTAAGCGATGTGCCGTCCGCTGAGTTGGAAAGCCCTGAAATAAGCTTTGTTGATTTGTTAGTTCAAGCGGGGGTTGTTTCTTCCAAGCGGCAGGCTAGAGAATCAATAGAGAATGGGGCTATTTATATTAATGACCTTCGCTATAATGATTTGGAAACTCCCGTACCACAATTGGAACGCCTAGATGGAAAGTATCTTGTTGTGCGGCGAGGGAAAAAGAATTATTATCTAATTAAATTTATGCAGTAACTCTATGGACAACTAGATTCGTAGATTATAGAGCAGCATATTTGTACGGAACTGCAGATATTGCAGTTCCGTAGTTATGTTTAGTCAAATGGCCAAAAAAAAGTACAAAAAAACGGTAAAAGTATTGTTGACAAGATAAAAATCAAATGTTAATATATTTAAGTGCCGCAAAACAAAAGACTTAAAAGTAGCGGCTTCC is a window encoding:
- the tyrS gene encoding tyrosine--tRNA ligase, whose protein sequence is MDLFQDLKDRGLIYQHTDEQALRKRLASSPITLYCGFDPTADSLHIGSLLPILILKRFQLAGHKPIALVGGGTGLIGDPSGKVSERVLNPKEIVEEWADKIKAQLSRFLDFERKENPAIIANNYDWLGSLQVIGFLRDIGKNFPLGTMLAKESVETRMSKGISYTEFSYMILQSYDYMKLNELHGCELQVGGSDQWGNITAGIELIRRTTVDQDKEMYGLTMPLVTKSDGVKFGKTEGGAVWLDPAKTSPYKFYQFWLNTDDRDVVKFLKYFTFLSLAEISALADELEREPEKRKAQRTLAAEVTKLVHGQEALLRAEKITNALFGGGLNGLSASEIEEGLSDVPSAELESPEISFVDLLVQAGVVSSKRQARESIENGAIYINDLRYNDLETPVPQLERLDGKYLVVRRGKKNYYLIKFMQ